A stretch of the Cucurbita pepo subsp. pepo cultivar mu-cu-16 chromosome LG16, ASM280686v2, whole genome shotgun sequence genome encodes the following:
- the LOC111777262 gene encoding uncharacterized protein LOC111777262 isoform X1: MVLTAVLPCNLNERLPICRNVSSKQYGPLFTFSVKLTLAMQIIGFAVRLSSSLLWIQIYRLGISYMETPVPREADYDLRNSFLSPATSVVVRQPSGSDDTIGGSIYDPTYCSSLFEDGHDSKCLSGISHFGNGDNSSTSGPDVSRSKLSRHFQVADNDGTNLAGDKALIFTHDLTSCRQY, from the exons ATGGTGTTGACCGCTGTTTTACCCTGTAATTTGAATGAAAGGTTGCCTATATGCAGGAACGTTTCATCCAAGCAATATGGACCCCTTTTTACCTTTTCAGTGAAGCTTACTCTGGCTATGCAAATTATTGGTTTTGCTGTTAGACTATCGTCTTCACTACTGTGGATTCAAATTTACAG ATTGGGGATTTCATATATGGAAACTCCAGTTCCCCGAGAGGCAGATTATGATTTGAGAAATAGTTTTCTTAGCCCCGCTACTTCTGTTGTAGTTAGACAACCCTCAGGTTCTGATGATACGATAGGGGGCTCTATCTATGATCCAACTTATTGCTCGTCCCTATTCGAAGATGGTCATGATAGTAAATGTTTGTCTGGG ATCTCCCATTTCGGTAATGGTGATAATAGTTCTACTTCTGGGCCAGATGTATCTCGATCAAAGCTGTCCAGACATTTCCAAGTAGCTGAT AATGATGGAACAAACTTGGCTGGTGATAAGGCTTTGATCTTTACGCATGATCTCACATCCTGTCGCCAGTACTAA
- the LOC111777262 gene encoding uncharacterized protein LOC111777262 isoform X3 has product MQIIGFAVRLSSSLLWIQIYRLGISYMETPVPREADYDLRNSFLSPATSVVVRQPSGSDDTIGGSIYDPTYCSSLFEDGHDSKCLSGISHFGNGDNSSTSGPDVSRSKLSRHFQVADNDGTNLAGDKALIFTHDLTSCRQY; this is encoded by the exons ATGCAAATTATTGGTTTTGCTGTTAGACTATCGTCTTCACTACTGTGGATTCAAATTTACAG ATTGGGGATTTCATATATGGAAACTCCAGTTCCCCGAGAGGCAGATTATGATTTGAGAAATAGTTTTCTTAGCCCCGCTACTTCTGTTGTAGTTAGACAACCCTCAGGTTCTGATGATACGATAGGGGGCTCTATCTATGATCCAACTTATTGCTCGTCCCTATTCGAAGATGGTCATGATAGTAAATGTTTGTCTGGG ATCTCCCATTTCGGTAATGGTGATAATAGTTCTACTTCTGGGCCAGATGTATCTCGATCAAAGCTGTCCAGACATTTCCAAGTAGCTGAT AATGATGGAACAAACTTGGCTGGTGATAAGGCTTTGATCTTTACGCATGATCTCACATCCTGTCGCCAGTACTAA
- the LOC111777262 gene encoding uncharacterized protein LOC111777262 isoform X2: MLGFSLSHSFSFISRNVSSKQYGPLFTFSVKLTLAMQIIGFAVRLSSSLLWIQIYRLGISYMETPVPREADYDLRNSFLSPATSVVVRQPSGSDDTIGGSIYDPTYCSSLFEDGHDSKCLSGISHFGNGDNSSTSGPDVSRSKLSRHFQVADNDGTNLAGDKALIFTHDLTSCRQY; this comes from the exons GAACGTTTCATCCAAGCAATATGGACCCCTTTTTACCTTTTCAGTGAAGCTTACTCTGGCTATGCAAATTATTGGTTTTGCTGTTAGACTATCGTCTTCACTACTGTGGATTCAAATTTACAG ATTGGGGATTTCATATATGGAAACTCCAGTTCCCCGAGAGGCAGATTATGATTTGAGAAATAGTTTTCTTAGCCCCGCTACTTCTGTTGTAGTTAGACAACCCTCAGGTTCTGATGATACGATAGGGGGCTCTATCTATGATCCAACTTATTGCTCGTCCCTATTCGAAGATGGTCATGATAGTAAATGTTTGTCTGGG ATCTCCCATTTCGGTAATGGTGATAATAGTTCTACTTCTGGGCCAGATGTATCTCGATCAAAGCTGTCCAGACATTTCCAAGTAGCTGAT AATGATGGAACAAACTTGGCTGGTGATAAGGCTTTGATCTTTACGCATGATCTCACATCCTGTCGCCAGTACTAA